From a single Alloactinosynnema sp. L-07 genomic region:
- a CDS encoding SRPBCC family protein: MANRQVSDTRIISAPAAEIFELLVDPDKHPLIDGSGTVKAARSKGPRRLALGDKFGMDMHMGLPYKILNTVVEFEENRLIAWRHFYGHRWRWQLSDLGDGRTEVTETFDWSTARIGFLLELVKFPGKNLKGIRATLDRLEQRFA, encoded by the coding sequence ATGGCAAACCGTCAGGTTTCGGATACCCGCATCATCTCCGCGCCCGCCGCGGAGATCTTCGAGCTGCTGGTCGACCCGGACAAGCACCCGCTCATCGACGGCTCCGGGACGGTGAAGGCCGCGCGGTCCAAGGGGCCGCGGCGGCTCGCGCTCGGCGACAAGTTCGGCATGGACATGCACATGGGGCTGCCGTACAAGATCCTCAACACCGTGGTCGAGTTCGAGGAGAACCGGCTCATCGCGTGGCGCCACTTCTATGGCCACCGTTGGCGCTGGCAGCTCAGCGACCTTGGCGACGGGCGCACCGAGGTCACCGAGACCTTCGACTGGTCCACCGCGCGCATCGGGTTCCTGCTGGAACTGGTCAAATTCCCGGGCAAGAACCTCAAGGGCATCCGCGCCACGCTCGACCGGCTGGAGCAGCGCTTCGCCTGA
- a CDS encoding polymorphic toxin type 44 domain-containing protein: MVPEPPDTFGLWSAVKAKTGWPDTNEDTVRELARTWRGAGDSFNAAVYDTRETRAAWTDAAGVGFAGALAVANNDAARVGLSCHQQSNHAKAFATIVANTKLKINHTIMAAIPAYGLLTGIVVLPVLARRRFVQATAAIVNRIIRDAATAVEYLDSGVTVQNNTGDQSPFAECNNISVFILNEMNKNGNSAEVERIRRLLESSNPLDKARGLKEWYDLVKTGGPWDHKSRILGMTVGDNVFTPMPEGGEIRHDIWSNIHYGYAGTHAGIDGRVLHAGANGVDMVENLGVDKGDQAAVQIGIDLARQYPPGTLTQAAMDKEIMNRYGVLVAAGVIRPR; encoded by the coding sequence ATGGTCCCGGAACCACCAGACACCTTCGGGCTGTGGTCGGCGGTCAAGGCGAAGACCGGCTGGCCGGACACCAATGAGGACACCGTGCGCGAACTGGCCAGGACATGGCGCGGCGCGGGCGACTCGTTCAACGCCGCGGTCTACGACACCCGCGAGACGCGAGCCGCCTGGACCGACGCCGCGGGCGTCGGATTCGCCGGAGCCTTGGCGGTGGCCAACAACGACGCGGCCAGGGTGGGGCTGAGCTGCCATCAGCAGAGCAACCACGCCAAGGCGTTCGCCACGATCGTCGCGAACACCAAGCTCAAGATCAACCACACGATCATGGCCGCCATCCCGGCCTACGGACTGCTCACCGGCATCGTGGTGCTGCCCGTGCTCGCGCGGCGCCGATTCGTCCAGGCGACCGCGGCGATAGTCAACCGGATCATTCGTGACGCGGCGACCGCTGTCGAATACCTCGACTCCGGCGTGACGGTTCAGAACAATACCGGCGATCAGAGTCCGTTCGCCGAATGCAACAATATCAGCGTGTTCATCCTGAACGAGATGAACAAGAACGGGAACTCCGCCGAGGTCGAGAGAATTCGGCGGCTGCTGGAGTCGAGCAATCCGCTGGACAAAGCGCGCGGACTCAAGGAGTGGTACGACTTGGTGAAGACCGGCGGCCCATGGGATCACAAGTCGCGCATTCTCGGCATGACCGTCGGCGACAACGTGTTCACGCCGATGCCCGAGGGTGGCGAGATCCGGCACGACATCTGGTCCAACATCCACTACGGCTACGCGGGCACCCATGCGGGCATCGACGGCAGGGTGCTGCACGCGGGCGCGAACGGAGTGGACATGGTGGAGAACCTCGGCGTCGACAAGGGCGACCAGGCCGCGGTGCAGATCGGCATCGACCTCGCGCGCCAGTACCCGCCCGGCACTCTCACCCAGGCCGCGATGGACAAGGAGATCATGAACCGCTACGGCGTCCTCGTCGCGGCGGGAGTCATCCGACCGCGGTAG
- a CDS encoding GNAT family N-acetyltransferase: protein MLTFREATLADVPVLVPLIESAYRGDSSREGWTTEADLLEGQRTDPDGVAEVITAPKSALLTAWEDGVLVACCHVADENGSGYFGMFAVVPGMQGGGIGRATLAEAERFVRDEWGMGELRMKVINAREDLIAWYVRRGYRRTGEMTPFPYGDERFGLPLRDDLAFELLVKPLA from the coding sequence GTGCTCACTTTCCGCGAAGCGACCCTCGCTGACGTGCCCGTTCTCGTCCCGCTCATCGAATCGGCCTACCGCGGCGATTCGAGTCGGGAAGGCTGGACGACCGAGGCGGACCTGCTCGAAGGGCAGCGCACGGACCCGGACGGGGTGGCCGAGGTGATCACCGCGCCCAAGAGCGCGCTGCTGACCGCCTGGGAGGACGGTGTTCTGGTGGCGTGCTGCCACGTCGCCGACGAGAACGGGTCCGGCTACTTCGGGATGTTCGCCGTCGTGCCCGGGATGCAGGGTGGCGGGATCGGGCGGGCGACGCTGGCCGAGGCGGAGCGGTTCGTCCGGGACGAGTGGGGCATGGGCGAGCTGCGAATGAAGGTGATCAACGCCCGCGAGGACCTGATCGCCTGGTATGTGCGGCGCGGGTATCGGCGCACGGGCGAGATGACGCCGTTCCCGTATGGGGACGAGCGGTTCGGGCTGCCGCTGCGCGACGACCTCGCGTTCGAGCTGCTGGTGAAACCGCTGGCGTGA
- a CDS encoding cupin domain-containing protein, with product MAVLTAARATTAVPTEALTAARVTTVAPTPARAATVAPMVVPTAARAVALDPVAATAARTVALTAVPTVERAVGPTAVPMAVRVGEQPLSAGRSPDRPALRRCISAEPGEFASVHWGRAPLLSKAADLAKPFDDLLTLTDVDELLSRRGLRSPFLRVARDGAVLGSWQFTRGGGVGAEIADQVADDKVTRLFDDGSTLVLQALHRLWPPLIDFGGGLGVDLGHPVQINAYITPPSSRGFSAHYDVHDVFVLQLDGRKRWLIHAPVHPDPLRDQPWDRRRAAVEARAAEEPLIDTALEPGDALYLPRGYLHSATALGGVSAHLTVGVHVLTRYAIVEALLKLAGGLPELRATLPLGIDAADPDQLAPHIAEVVAELGRLAPDSGAVARVLRDLVWQGTRPSPVSPLAQVAAARAVAAGTRVKVRPGLRFRLDARDGRVLLDIPGDQLSLPETTAAALAELLSGEPCVVGRIGGLPVADQIVLVRRLLREAILVPMGDVV from the coding sequence ATGGCGGTGCTGACGGCGGCGCGGGCCACGACGGCGGTGCCGACGGAGGCGCTGACGGCGGCGCGGGTAACGACGGTGGCGCCGACTCCGGCGCGGGCGGCGACGGTGGCGCCGATGGTGGTGCCGACAGCGGCGCGGGCCGTGGCTCTGGATCCGGTGGCGGCGACGGCGGCGCGGACGGTGGCGCTGACGGCGGTGCCGACGGTGGAGCGGGCGGTGGGTCCGACGGCGGTGCCGATGGCGGTGCGGGTGGGTGAGCAGCCACTCTCGGCCGGGCGGTCCCCGGACCGCCCGGCCCTGCGCCGGTGTATCTCGGCTGAGCCGGGCGAGTTCGCCTCGGTCCACTGGGGACGCGCGCCCCTGCTCAGCAAAGCCGCCGACCTCGCAAAGCCCTTCGACGACCTCCTGACGCTCACCGACGTCGACGAACTCCTCTCCCGTCGCGGCCTGCGGTCCCCGTTCCTGCGCGTCGCCCGCGACGGCGCCGTCCTCGGGTCCTGGCAGTTCACCCGGGGCGGTGGCGTCGGCGCGGAGATCGCCGACCAGGTCGCCGACGACAAGGTCACCCGGCTGTTCGACGACGGCAGCACCCTGGTTCTCCAAGCCCTGCACCGGCTCTGGCCCCCGCTGATCGACTTCGGCGGCGGGCTTGGCGTCGACCTTGGCCACCCGGTCCAGATCAACGCCTACATCACCCCGCCCTCCTCCCGCGGCTTCTCCGCGCACTACGACGTGCACGACGTCTTCGTCCTGCAGCTCGACGGCCGCAAACGCTGGCTGATCCACGCCCCCGTGCACCCCGATCCGCTGCGCGACCAGCCGTGGGATCGGCGCCGGGCCGCCGTCGAGGCGCGGGCCGCCGAGGAGCCGCTGATCGACACCGCGCTCGAACCCGGTGACGCGCTCTACCTGCCGCGTGGGTACCTGCATTCCGCGACCGCGCTCGGCGGCGTCTCCGCGCACTTGACCGTCGGCGTCCACGTCCTCACCAGGTATGCCATCGTCGAGGCGCTGCTCAAGCTCGCGGGCGGTCTGCCCGAGTTGCGGGCCACCCTCCCGCTGGGCATCGACGCCGCCGACCCCGACCAGCTCGCCCCGCACATCGCCGAGGTGGTGGCCGAGCTCGGCAGGCTGGCCCCAGACTCGGGCGCGGTCGCGCGAGTCCTGCGCGACCTGGTCTGGCAGGGCACCCGGCCGAGTCCGGTCAGCCCGCTCGCCCAGGTCGCCGCCGCTCGGGCGGTGGCCGCGGGCACACGCGTGAAAGTCCGGCCCGGCCTGCGGTTCCGGCTCGACGCGCGCGACGGACGGGTGCTGCTCGACATCCCCGGCGACCAGCTCTCCCTGCCCGAAACGACCGCCGCCGCCCTCGCCGAGTTGCTCAGCGGGGAGCCGTGTGTGGTCGGGAGGATCGGGGGATTGCCCGTGGCCGACCAGATCGTCCTGGTGCGCAGGCTGCTCCGGGAAGCGATCCTGGTCCCCATGGGTGATGTGGTGTGA
- a CDS encoding histidine phosphatase family protein, translating to MSTRPLRQPRFIAPPNAADILLIRHGESAAAVPGLRFDLMDGQGDPPLAPEGQEQAERVGARLREEKIDAIYVTTLRRTAQTAAPLAAALGIEPVVEPDLREVHLGEWEGGLFRQKVAAGDPVALRMRAEQRWDVIPGAEPAEAFERRVRAGIERLAAAHPGQRVAVFTHGGVIGAVIAAAAKSAAFAFVGADNGSISQVVVDGSTWYTRRFNDTAHLPDEPGLA from the coding sequence GTGTCGACACGCCCGCTTCGCCAGCCCCGGTTCATCGCCCCGCCCAACGCCGCCGACATCCTGCTGATCAGGCACGGCGAATCCGCTGCGGCCGTCCCCGGCCTGCGGTTCGACCTGATGGACGGCCAGGGCGACCCGCCGCTGGCCCCGGAGGGGCAGGAGCAGGCCGAGCGGGTCGGGGCGCGGCTGCGCGAGGAGAAGATCGACGCCATCTACGTCACCACCCTGCGCCGGACCGCGCAGACCGCGGCACCGCTGGCGGCGGCGCTGGGGATCGAGCCGGTCGTCGAGCCGGACCTGCGGGAGGTGCACCTCGGCGAGTGGGAAGGCGGGCTGTTCCGGCAGAAGGTGGCCGCGGGCGACCCGGTGGCGCTGCGGATGCGCGCGGAACAGCGGTGGGACGTGATCCCGGGCGCCGAGCCAGCCGAGGCGTTCGAGCGGCGGGTGCGGGCCGGGATCGAGCGCCTCGCGGCGGCGCATCCGGGTCAGCGGGTGGCGGTGTTCACCCACGGCGGCGTTATCGGCGCGGTGATCGCGGCGGCGGCGAAGTCGGCGGCCTTCGCCTTCGTCGGGGCCGACAACGGGTCGATCTCGCAGGTCGTGGTGGACGGGTCGACCTGGTACACCCGCCGCTTCAATGACACAGCTCACCTGCCCGACGAGCCGGGCCTGGCCTAG